AATGTAACCGATCTGTTCGCTCGTTTTCCTGGCGATGATTATCTAATCCATCTCCATGTTACCGATAAAAACGGCTCAGAAATCGTCTTGCCGTTAACGAATACAATTAACGGTATGCCAAGTGAGCAGTGGGTCGAGCAGAAGATAGAGGAGCGTGAAAAGCAATGAATTTCCACAAACTTGTGTTCATTGGATTGCTGTTTCAATTTTTTGATTTTAAGTTTGGTAGCTTTGATATAATGCCGGATTTTATTGAATACGTCATTGTTGCCTATGCGTTTTCAAAGCTAGATTATCGCTATGCGAAAGAGGGCTTCATTAGTGCACTGCTGTTAATGATTTTTTCGTTCTTCAACATTTTTAATCCTTCACTACTAGATATAAATACAGGTTCAAATTTATTAACAATTACAAGTATAGTCTTTGGAATGCTCCAGATTTTTTATTTTGCTTGCATTTTTGCTGTGTCGAATCAAATCGTTCAAGATTCCTCCCGTAAATTCCCAACGGTGTTTCTTGCAGGGATAATTATTGTTAACTTGATCGCTTCTCTTAGCATACATCTTTCAGTAAACTTGGCTAGTACGCTTGTTTTATTGAGCATGGTTGCATTTTTCATTTGTTACATGTACCTGTTTATTTTCCTCTGGAAGCGTATTGGATTACAAGACAAGAAGCAGGCAGAGAAATCGACGGATCTACTAGACGCAGATATCGAGCTAGAATAAACGAAAAAAAGTAGAGGAGCCCATACGCGCAGCCTCTACCTTTTTTTGTTTATAAATAAAACGCCACACAGCCGACCATACATCCACAACCTGCAAGTACAAACAGATGCCAAATTGCATGGTTATACGGCAACTTCGTCCACATATAAAAAATCGAACCGAATGTAAATAATACGCCACCAGCTAAAAGAAGCATAAAACCGTCAAACGTCAAATGATGATACAGTGGGCGGATTAAGAAAATAATAAGCCAGCCCATTACGATATAAAGCGATAATGAAAATTTCTCGAAACGGTGAATAAATAGGCATTTAAATACAACACCAAAAATCGCAATACTCCAGATAACACTAAGCATAACGATGCCTGTCACACCACCAATCGCAATGAGTAAAAACGGTGTATAGGTACCTGCAATTAAAATATATATCGACGAGTGATCTAAAATCGACCAAAGATGTTTATATTTTTCGGGCATACTATGTAATAACGTAGACATTAAAAATAATAAGATGAGTGACGCACCAAAAATAGAGAAGGCGGCAACTTGTGCGGCAGATCCAGTTTTTGCTGCATAAATGATGAGTAACACACAAATAGGTATACTAAGGAAGAGGCCAATACCGTGTGTAATGGCGTTCCAGCGTTCTTCTTTTAACGTTTTATAATCAAATGCTTCAATTGTTTGCATTTCTTTTCACGCTCCTTACTCTCTTACTATAATATTTATAACCGGTTCTTACGAATGTGCAATGTCATTTTGTTATATTGCAATATGTCATAGGCAATGTATGATAGTTAGTGGCACGAATCAATGACAAATGTCATCTTGGTAAAAAAATAGGATTTCTTTATAATAGTGAGGAAGATAGAAAAAGGATGTGTTTACATTGACTCAAATTCATATCGTAACGGATTCTACATGTGATTTAACAGATGCAGAAATTAAACAACATAACGTTCATATGGTTCCATTATCAGTACAAATTGATGATATTACGTATACAGACCGCGTAAATTTACAGCCAGATACTTTTATTGAATTAATGAGAAAAGCAGAAAACCTACCAAAAAGCTCACAGCCATCACCAGGGGCTTTTAAGGAAGTATTTGACGAGCTTGGCAAAGACGGCTCAAAAGTCATTTCGATTCACATGACAGGTGGTATGAGTGGTACATATCAATCAGCAGTGCAAGCAGCAGAAATGTCTGACGCAGATGTTACGGTAATCGATTCACGCTATATTGCATTCGGTTTGGCGTTCCAATTACGTGAAGCAATTCGCCTACGTGATGCAGGTGCTAGCGTGGAGGAAATCGTAGCAGGTGTTAACAAAGTACGTGAAAACACGCGTCTTTTCGTAGTACTAGACACGTTAGAAAACATGGTAAAAGGTGGACGTATTGGGAAAGGGAAGGCAGTCGTAAGCTCGTTCCTAAACATTAAACCTATCGGACATTTAGACATCGGTGAAGTAACCATTTGTGCAAAGCCTCGTAGCTACAAGCAAGTCGTGAAGTTCTTAATTGGCGAGTTTGAAAAGGATACAAAAGGCAAAGTGGTGAAATCAGTTGCTATTTCTCATGCCGGTGCAATGGATACACTCGTTAACCCATTAATCGAGCAGCTTCGTGCAAGCGTCTATAATGGCGAAGTAGAAATCGCGTTTACCTCACCAGTAATTTCAACGCATGCAGGTGAAGGTGCAATCGGCTTCATGTACTATGCAGAATAATTGGAGGTGTCCTGAATTTTTTCAGGGCACTTTTTTTGATGATGCATTGTGATAGAATGATCGAATATTTGGCAGCTAGTTGCGATCTTCATAACATCACAAATTCCTCAAAAAAGCAGCACAGCCATGTTTCAGCTGTGCTGCTAATTTGTCAACAACGTAAATTATAACGCGCATTAGTTCGGCGAATAACAAATGTTTCAACAAAGGTTATCATTGAAACTACGCGAAGTCGCACCGAGTCAAATGACTTTGTAACGCTACGACAAGTACGTTTTTTTCTTTTTCGTTTAGCTTTGTCACCGCACAAGTCCATAATTCAAAGCATCAAAAGTTGCCATCTGAACCGTTTGGTGCTGCGGTGGGCTCTTCATATCAAATTTGAACACGGTTGTATAAATCGCGTCCGAAATTGTAATGAAGTAGAAAAAGAATAGTAAAGCTTTCGTTCAATGTGACAAAAAACATTTCTCCTTTTAAATAACAAAATCTACATATACATACGATATATAGAACAAAAGGTTTCATTTTTCTAAAATATTTTAAGACAATCAATTCCAATATTTTCGAAAAGTGTCTTATAATAAAATAATATTGTAATAAAGGGGAGATTGGAGTGTATGTGGCGTTTATTCTTAACGATTTGCCTCGTCACGCTGTTAGCAGCTTGTTCGGTAACAATTGACCCGCAGACAGAGGATACGGTATCAGAAGAGCAACCAACGATAAAAGAGCAGCCAACCATAAAAGAGGAAGTGTCGATAATGACTGATCTCGCACCTATGCTTGATGAGGAAAAATCAACAACGGAGCGTTTTAAAGAAATCATCAGTGATGTCTTTCATTTAGATTGGTCAACTGGTAAGGAAGAAGATGCACAGGATGTCTTTTATTTAGCACTTGGCGATTCACTTACACGTGGAGTAGGCGATGAATCACAAAAATATGGCTATACGATTCGTCTTCAACATGAAATGGAAAAGTGGCCAATGATACAGTCAGTTGAGCTTGATAACCGCGGTAAAAATGGTCGTCGCAGTGATCAGCTATTAGCACTGCTTAAAAAAGGGCATTATGATGAGGAGCTCGAAAAAGCAAATCTCATTACAATGACACTTGGTGGTAACGATGTCATGAAAATTGTTAAGAACCATTTATTTTCAATGGAAAAATCGATGTTTGATAAAGAGTTACCACGATTTATTGAACGTTATGATAAGATTTTACAAGAAATTCGTCTGCGTAATCCAGATGCACCAATTATCATGATTGGTTTTTATAATCCATTTTCAATTGTAATCGATGAAATAACACCATTTGAGCCAATCATTAGTGAATGGAATGCGGAGATTGAGACGTTAAGTAAAACGGATGTAAATGCATGTTTTGTACCAGTAGAGGATTTATTTGTTTCAAATGAGGATATGGTATATCATGTAGACTTCTTCCATCCAAATAGCGCTGGTTATGATCGCATGGCAAGTCGTCTGATTGAAACGATGGAAAACTGTAATATTGAGGCCATGTCAAATGGTTTAATAGGTTTTGGAGAGTGAGCAGCATGAATAGATGGAAGGTTGCGTTTTTAGTGTTAGCAGGCGCGGTACTGTTGTCGCTTGTTAGTATCGTGTATTTTGCAACCTCAGACGTCAAGCAGGCAAGTCCAAACGAGCCGCTTGAGCTAGAGGGAAATATATTAACCGTTCAGACAACCGCGCAGGAGTTCGAATCCATCGCCAAGCAGTATTTAAACGATGCGATGAAAAAATCACCAGTACCGGTGGAGCTCGTTGTTGACGAAAAGATTTACTTATATAGTACGCTAACGGTATTTAATATTGATATTCCGATTCAAATGGATTTTAACCCCGTTGTAAGTGATGGCAATATTTTATTACAGCAAGAGGCTGTACATGTCGGTAAGTTAAATATTCCACCAAAAACAGTATTAAAGTTAATGCAAGACTCGGTTGATTTCCCGTCTTGGATTACGGTTCAGCCAAATGATGAGCAAATTTACGTGGATTTATCGCGTATTAATATCGCCAGTGGGTCTCGTGTTCGCGCACAGGAAATTGATTTAGCCAATGATAAAATTGTGTTACAAGTCGTCATTCCAAACGAAGAAAACTAAGGGGGTAATCTCATGACATTACAACAAGCAACATTTGCAGGCGGTTGTTTTTGGTGTATGGTAAAGCCGTTTGATACACAGCCAGGAATTATTGAAGTCGTATCAGGCTATACAGGTGGCCATACAAAAAATCCTACATACGAACAAGTATGCAGTGAAACTACGGGGCATTTGGAAGCCGTACAAATTACATTTGATCCAGACATTTACCCATATGAAAAATTGGTGGAGCTGTACTGGACGTTAATCGATCCAACTGATGCAGGTGGTCAGTTTTTTGATCGCGGTGAATCCTATACAACGGCAATTTTTTATCATGATGATGTTCAGCGTCAAATTGCGGAGCTATCTAAGGCGAAACTTGAAGCGAGTGGGAAATTCCACGCACCAATCGCGGTCAAACTTTTACCTGCCAAGCCATTTTATGCAGCAGAGGATTATCATCAGCACTATTACAAAAAGAATCCAACCCATTATGAGCGCTATTCAGTGGGCTCAGGACGCGCGGGATTCATCGAACAAAACTGGGGGAAACGCTAATGGATAAAAATGAACGCTTAAAACAATTAACGGAAATGCAGTACCATGTTACACAAAATCAAGGAACTGAGCCACCATTCCGTAACGAATACCACGATGTCTTCGAAGAGGGGATTTATGTAGATATCATTTCAGGGAAGCCTTTATTCAGCTCAACTGACAAGTTTGATGCAGGCTGTGGCTGGCCTTCGTTTTCAAAGCCAATCGATGCACCAGAAGTAACAGAGCATTTTGATACAACACACGGCATGCGCCGCGTGGAAGTACGTAGTAAAACAGCTGATTCGCATTTAGGTCACGTGTTTCCAGATGGTCCGCGTGAAATGGGGGGCTTACGCTACTGCATTAACTCAGCAGCGCTACGCTTTGTGCCAGTAACGGATTTAGAAAAAGAAGGCTACGCCGAGTATCTTTCATTATTCAAATAAAAAACTCGCTTCCAGTTGAACATTCAACTGGGAGCGAGTTTTTTAGATTTTAAGGAATCGAAAGTGGTAGTTCGCTTACTTTCTAGTCGGGCTCTCCAAAGCTTGTCGGGGCTGAACGGGCGCTTTTGTCCTTAAATTTTAAACTGTCCAACGACGCTACGTAAATCATCTGCTTGTGCGGCAAGCTCTACTGCAGAGGCATTGATTTCCTGCATCGATGCGGAGCCTTGTGTAGCAGCGGCTGCGCTACGTTCTGTATTGATTGCGGTATTTTCGGCAATCGCAGAAACATGCACGAATGAAGCTGTTACATCTTGTGAATTTGTTAAGGTTTGCTCGATTTGGCTTACCATGGTTGTTAAAATTTCAGACGTTTTTTCCGTCTGTTGTAAAATGTTTTGCAGGGAATCGGTCGTTTCGTTTGTTACTTCCACCCCGCGAATAACTTTTTGTACACCTGTTTGATTTTGCGTAATAATCGAGTTTACTTCGCTTTGAATCGAACCAACAATTGTTGATACTTCGCTCGCAGCGCGCTGTGATTGCTCAGCAAGCTTACGAACCTCATCGGCTACGACTGCAAAGCCTCGTCCATGCTCACCAGCGCGCGCAGCTTCGATTGCTGCGTTAAGTGCTAGTAAGTTCGTTTGCTCAGCAATGGCTGTAATTGTGCCAATGATCGAGGTAATGTCATCAGATTTACGTCCTAAGTTTTCGACTGTAGCAGAGGTAGAGGCCATTGTTTCCTCAATCTCTAACATCACATTCGATGATTGTGTCACCGAGTCACTGCCCAGATGTGCGGCTTGTTGCATCGCAGTAGCGGCCAGTTGGACTTCTAGTGCCTTATCATTTAATTCGTACATCGAACTTTCTAGCTTTTGCATTTCATTTGCTGCTTTTCCGATGCTCGATAAAATTTCGTGACTATCACCGGCGATGTCCTGTGTTGAGTTAGCAATCGAATCAATTGTGCGTGCATTTTCGTCGGCAAGCGCCATTAATTCCTCTGAGCTCCCCGATACATTTTCTGCTAAATTTGATACGCGTTTAATGAGTGTAGAAATTGAATCAATTAAAATGTTTGTAGAGCCCGCAATTTCGGCGAATTCATCCTTCGTTTTGACTTTCACGCGACGTGTTAAATCACCACCAGCTTGTGCGATGTCTAATATTGAATTGTTGATCGCAATAGTATTTCGACGAATGGATTTTGATAAAATGTAGCCTAATGAAATCGTTAAAGCCATTGCGACAGCTGCTAAGATGAAGAATGAAATTTTAGAGGCAAGTGCAAATTGCTCAAGTTCTTTAATTGTTTCTTCATTGCGCTGTTGTAAAATGACGATAAGCTTTTCAGTACTTTCATCTATGTATGATTTAAAGCTTTGACTACCGCTTGATTTAAACATTTTCGCGGCGTTATCATAACCATACTTTTGACGTACTTCTATTGTCGATTTAGAATAAGAAAGATAATTCATATAAAATTGCTGAATCATTGCGACAAGCTTCAGTTCTTCCTCTTGATTTTCAAAGGAACCCTGGACGGTTTTTAAATTATTATTAATGATTTCTTGCGTCTCTTCGAATTGCGTTAAATTCTTGTCATCACCAGTAAGTAAATAGGTTTGCTCATGGCTCGACAATTTGGCGATGTCAGACGCTAAACTATTGATTTGCATTTGCTGTGCTAAGTTTTCGTCTGCAAATTCCCGCAAGCTCGTTTGTAATTTTGTGATATTAACATATGATAATATCTGCATAACGAGGATAATTGCCATTAAAACGGAGAAGGCGAGTATGATTCTCCCACGAATCAGACGGATGAATTTAAAATTGGATTTCTTCGTTTTTTGCTTTTTGGTAGGTTTCTCTGTAATATGTTTCTTTTTCTTTGTTTTACGCAAAAAATTCACCAACTTTCTGAAAAATCAATATTTTATTATTTTACTACATTAATTGGAAATTTACACTAATAATTGGAATAAATTAAAAATGGGAGGAAAAATATTGAAAAAGTCATTTTATCACTATGCATTAACGTTTAGAGGAGGAGATTGGGATGATTGTAAAGTTCGATTCGCAGAAAGTATGTTTGTTGATCACGGATTTCCAAAAGTATCGGAAGACTTCCACGAACTATCGAACTATATAGAAATGCAATTCAATGAGTATTTGACAACAGAAGCATTTGATGAACTGTGGGATTTGTATGAATTAAAGTTTCACAGTTAATGAAATATTTGCTTACTTTAAAGGACGTTGGGTATAGTTAGGGGAGTATAAATAGGGTGCTCTGTTCGTTAAGAGATTTAGAGACAACTAATAAAATGACAGACTTTTTCACAAAGAAAGACGTCTAACGATTGAATATTTATACGAAACCGTTTACAATCTAAATGAATGATGATGAAAGAGGGTTTATAAATGAGCGTTCATATTAATGCCAAACAAGGCGAAATTGCAGAAATCGTATTATTACCAGGAGATCCATTACGTGCAAAATATATTGCAGAAACGTTTTTAGAAGACGTTGTTCAATACAACGAAGTACGTAACATCTTAGGTTACACAGGTACTTACAAAGGCAAGCGCATCTCTGTACAAGGGACAGGAATGGGTGTACCATCGATTTCAATCTATGCTACAGAGCTTATGCAAGAATACGGTGTACAAAAATTAATCCGTGTTGGTACTTGCGGCGCAATCCAAAAAGATGTAAAAGTTCGTGACGTTATCATTGCACAAACTTCATCTACTGACTCAAATTTAAACCGCGTAATCTTCGGTGGCAGCATCGACTACGCACCAACAGCTGACTTTGATTTATTATTAAAAGCTTACAACGCTGCAAAAGCTGCAGATTTAAACGTACGTGTAGGGAACATCTTCACAGCAGATATGTTCTACTCGGACGAAGCACAAAATGAAAAACTAGCACAATACGGCGTACTAGCTGTAGAAATGGAAACATCAGCACTTTACACATTAGCTGCTAAATTCGGCCGTCAAGCACTTACTGTCTTAACAGTATCTGACCACATCTTAACAGGTGAAGTAACTACATCTGAAGAGCGTCAAACTACTTTTAATGACATGATGATTATTGCACTAGAAGCTGCGATTCAAGAGTAGTTGTAGCAAGGGTTTGTGAGTTACCAATAGTTGGCGAGTGACCAAAAGAGACCAAAGTGATTTTTCACAGGTTATCGAAAAGGTTACTCGCCTTTTCTTTTTGTTCATTGTCAATAAGGCTCTATGTGTAAGCGACATATAAATTTGAAATAAGCCGATTTTTAGTAATGAGTTATTAGGTGTCAGTATTATAAATGTGATAAGCTTGAAGGAGAAATATTAACTTTAAAGGGAGCGGTCAGTTGGGAATTTTCGATGGTTTGATGGGAAACGCTAGTGAACTGAATGTAGACCATGTACAAAAGGAAATTAAGGATATATTGACTAGAAGCGAGAATGTTAAGAACGCTTATAAAGTGATTAGAGATACATTCGTATTTACAGACAAAAGATTAATATTAATTGATAAGCAAGGCGTTACGGGGAAGAAAACGGAGTATCTATCTATTCCGTATAAGAGTATTGTGAGTTTTTCTGTTGAAACAGCGGGTACATTCGATTTAGATGCGGAGTTAAAGATATGGGTGTCGGGTAATAGCGTTCCTATACAAAAAAAATTCAATAAGTCTACTAACATTTACGATGTGCAACGTGTACTTGCGGAATACGTATTAAGTTAAAATGAGAGTAAATTGCGATCAACGCTTAATGTTGGTCGTTTTCTTTTTGGCCATCACTGACATTTACTATGAGACGCATCGAGATTCGGTTATGCGGATAGTTGTACGACTCGAATCGTTAGGATTAAGAGTTTCTGCCATTAAAATGCGCTAGAGGGATTTAATAAAAACCTTATATGAGATTTAAATATACCCATATAATAAGGGTTCCTATGCCTGTCATTAATAAACTGTATACTACTGAAGATTGATTCAATGCTTCAAAGTATATCTCTTTAATCGTGACTATAATCATCATACCAATTGCAGAACTAATGATAAGA
The sequence above is a segment of the Solibacillus sp. FSL H8-0523 genome. Coding sequences within it:
- a CDS encoding hemolysin III family protein; protein product: MQTIEAFDYKTLKEERWNAITHGIGLFLSIPICVLLIIYAAKTGSAAQVAAFSIFGASLILLFLMSTLLHSMPEKYKHLWSILDHSSIYILIAGTYTPFLLIAIGGVTGIVMLSVIWSIAIFGVVFKCLFIHRFEKFSLSLYIVMGWLIIFLIRPLYHHLTFDGFMLLLAGGVLFTFGSIFYMWTKLPYNHAIWHLFVLAGCGCMVGCVAFYL
- a CDS encoding DegV family protein encodes the protein MTQIHIVTDSTCDLTDAEIKQHNVHMVPLSVQIDDITYTDRVNLQPDTFIELMRKAENLPKSSQPSPGAFKEVFDELGKDGSKVISIHMTGGMSGTYQSAVQAAEMSDADVTVIDSRYIAFGLAFQLREAIRLRDAGASVEEIVAGVNKVRENTRLFVVLDTLENMVKGGRIGKGKAVVSSFLNIKPIGHLDIGEVTICAKPRSYKQVVKFLIGEFEKDTKGKVVKSVAISHAGAMDTLVNPLIEQLRASVYNGEVEIAFTSPVISTHAGEGAIGFMYYAE
- a CDS encoding GDSL-type esterase/lipase family protein — translated: MWRLFLTICLVTLLAACSVTIDPQTEDTVSEEQPTIKEQPTIKEEVSIMTDLAPMLDEEKSTTERFKEIISDVFHLDWSTGKEEDAQDVFYLALGDSLTRGVGDESQKYGYTIRLQHEMEKWPMIQSVELDNRGKNGRRSDQLLALLKKGHYDEELEKANLITMTLGGNDVMKIVKNHLFSMEKSMFDKELPRFIERYDKILQEIRLRNPDAPIIMIGFYNPFSIVIDEITPFEPIISEWNAEIETLSKTDVNACFVPVEDLFVSNEDMVYHVDFFHPNSAGYDRMASRLIETMENCNIEAMSNGLIGFGE
- a CDS encoding YpmS family protein, which gives rise to MNRWKVAFLVLAGAVLLSLVSIVYFATSDVKQASPNEPLELEGNILTVQTTAQEFESIAKQYLNDAMKKSPVPVELVVDEKIYLYSTLTVFNIDIPIQMDFNPVVSDGNILLQQEAVHVGKLNIPPKTVLKLMQDSVDFPSWITVQPNDEQIYVDLSRINIASGSRVRAQEIDLANDKIVLQVVIPNEEN
- the msrA gene encoding peptide-methionine (S)-S-oxide reductase MsrA: MTLQQATFAGGCFWCMVKPFDTQPGIIEVVSGYTGGHTKNPTYEQVCSETTGHLEAVQITFDPDIYPYEKLVELYWTLIDPTDAGGQFFDRGESYTTAIFYHDDVQRQIAELSKAKLEASGKFHAPIAVKLLPAKPFYAAEDYHQHYYKKNPTHYERYSVGSGRAGFIEQNWGKR
- the msrB gene encoding peptide-methionine (R)-S-oxide reductase MsrB, whose product is MDKNERLKQLTEMQYHVTQNQGTEPPFRNEYHDVFEEGIYVDIISGKPLFSSTDKFDAGCGWPSFSKPIDAPEVTEHFDTTHGMRRVEVRSKTADSHLGHVFPDGPREMGGLRYCINSAALRFVPVTDLEKEGYAEYLSLFK
- a CDS encoding methyl-accepting chemotaxis protein — translated: MNFLRKTKKKKHITEKPTKKQKTKKSNFKFIRLIRGRIILAFSVLMAIILVMQILSYVNITKLQTSLREFADENLAQQMQINSLASDIAKLSSHEQTYLLTGDDKNLTQFEETQEIINNNLKTVQGSFENQEEELKLVAMIQQFYMNYLSYSKSTIEVRQKYGYDNAAKMFKSSGSQSFKSYIDESTEKLIVILQQRNEETIKELEQFALASKISFFILAAVAMALTISLGYILSKSIRRNTIAINNSILDIAQAGGDLTRRVKVKTKDEFAEIAGSTNILIDSISTLIKRVSNLAENVSGSSEELMALADENARTIDSIANSTQDIAGDSHEILSSIGKAANEMQKLESSMYELNDKALEVQLAATAMQQAAHLGSDSVTQSSNVMLEIEETMASTSATVENLGRKSDDITSIIGTITAIAEQTNLLALNAAIEAARAGEHGRGFAVVADEVRKLAEQSQRAASEVSTIVGSIQSEVNSIITQNQTGVQKVIRGVEVTNETTDSLQNILQQTEKTSEILTTMVSQIEQTLTNSQDVTASFVHVSAIAENTAINTERSAAAATQGSASMQEINASAVELAAQADDLRSVVGQFKI
- a CDS encoding YozE family protein, with protein sequence MKKSFYHYALTFRGGDWDDCKVRFAESMFVDHGFPKVSEDFHELSNYIEMQFNEYLTTEAFDELWDLYELKFHS
- the deoD gene encoding purine-nucleoside phosphorylase, with amino-acid sequence MSVHINAKQGEIAEIVLLPGDPLRAKYIAETFLEDVVQYNEVRNILGYTGTYKGKRISVQGTGMGVPSISIYATELMQEYGVQKLIRVGTCGAIQKDVKVRDVIIAQTSSTDSNLNRVIFGGSIDYAPTADFDLLLKAYNAAKAADLNVRVGNIFTADMFYSDEAQNEKLAQYGVLAVEMETSALYTLAAKFGRQALTVLTVSDHILTGEVTTSEERQTTFNDMMIIALEAAIQE
- a CDS encoding PH domain-containing protein, whose amino-acid sequence is MGIFDGLMGNASELNVDHVQKEIKDILTRSENVKNAYKVIRDTFVFTDKRLILIDKQGVTGKKTEYLSIPYKSIVSFSVETAGTFDLDAELKIWVSGNSVPIQKKFNKSTNIYDVQRVLAEYVLS